The Oncorhynchus kisutch isolate 150728-3 linkage group LG10, Okis_V2, whole genome shotgun sequence region CAGTTCTAGAGGTGctactacagacccaggttcattcccgggctgtgccacaaccgggcccaattggcccagtgttgttcgggttaggggagggtttggccggtggggctttacttggctctaGTGGCTCCATGTTTAAATACAACTTTTGCATAACCCAGGTTTTAAACAGGAATGATACATTTCTTAACTCCCATTGCTCGAATCATGAAAGGAAATTTCCAGAGCAATGCCAGTCTCTACATTTTCTTGGAAAATATCAGAACACTAGTCCTTACTTTGCTATGCATGGTTTCCATAGATATGAGAAAAACTTTACAAACATTTTAAGATGCATTTCCCCAGAAACTTTATGAAAATGATGACCTATTTAGTGTGACCCAGATTCTCCCAAGCATCTTTTTCTGTTGGATGTCCTTAATGCAGGTGATTGTGATTTATGAACACCAGTCTAAAATGTGATTGGATGATTTCCCTCCAGCCCTCAGCATCACTGTCACCCTGGAGATAGGGAACATGAGTTGTTTTCATGAAACCTTTTCAGCTGTCGAAGTGGATAACAATTTCTGCAAGACAATTAAATTGCTTTACTATTCTATCCCCTTCTAGAGTACTAATGCAATGGATTCCAGGCATAAAAGTTAAATCAGCgtttttctctttctgtctttccctaTTTAGAGGACTAATGCCACGGACTCTAGACAGCCAAATCACCTTGGAGAAAACCCCCAGCTACTTTGTGACAAGAGAGGCTCCCAGGCGCATCGCCAGTATGTCCCCCAACACCAAGCTGATTGTGGTGGTGCGTAACCCAGTCACCAGGGCCATCTCAGACTACACACAGACTCTGTCCAAGAAACCGGACATCCCCACCTTCGAGGAGCTGGCCTTCCAGAACCGTAGCCAGGGTCTGGTAGACACCTCATGGAACGCTATCCGCATAGGGATGTACATCCTCCACCTAGAGAACTGGCTGCAGTACTTTCGCCTCTCCCAGATCCACTTTGTGAGCGGCGAGCGGCTGATCACGGACCCGGCGGGGGAGCTGGGCCGCGTCCAGGACTTCTTGGGTCTCAAACGCATCATCACAGACAAGCACTTCTACTTTAACCGAACCAAAGGCTTCCCTTGCCTGAAGAAGCCAGAGAGCAGCAGCCAGCCCCGCTGCCTGGGCAAGTCCAAGGGCAGAACTCACGTGCAGATCGACCGGGAGGTCATTGAGCAGCTCCGGGACTTTTATAGGCCTTTCAATATCAAATTCTATGAGATGGTGGGGCAAGACTTTAGGTGGGATTGAGAATCTgattaaaaaaataaccaggTGATATGTGCTTATTGAAATGCATACCTTAGTGGAGTCATTCGAATGAGGACACCTTAAAGTAAATCCAATTTCTCTTCATGTTTGAAAATACAGTGCGAGTTTAACAAGGTGTGTGTAATCTGCCACTAACTTTAAGACCTTTGGTATAATTTCCTAGTTCTTACTTTCACATCATGCCGGTTTTGTTAACCAAATAAAAGAGAAAGATATGCTGCCATGCCATTTAATCTCACAATTAGTATTCGTCATCAACTAAATTGTGCTTCTTCACAAAGGCCTGTTACTTTTACAACACTGTACCATGTCAATCGTTCCAACTCAATGGACAACAATAAAGAGTATAGAGACAGCTGAGATTTGTTGTAACATGTCTGTCCTATGCTACAGTATGATCACAGACATGACAAAGCTATTGTATGTGAACTTGGCATAAAATGTGTATCATAAAGGCATTCTGGCAAATTGAAACCATAATTAATGTAAAAACAGTTCATGGATGCCCTCATGCATATTATCGTATCAAATCATGGGCATTATGATGATAATTGGAAGCATTTGTCTTTTCAGTTTCACACaagagagaagaggtagagtGTAATGGAAAGACAGAGGAAGACGTGGGGAACTACAGAGCAAAGTGAGCTCTTCATCCAAGGCAGCATGTAGAAAAACAGCTGTTGTTTTTACTCTGCCTTTTGAGAAATTAGGAATGGCTTGATTAAAGAAGCTCAACTAAGAAGCTCCCAAACAAGCAGATTCAGATTGAATAATGTAAGTTGAGCACTGCAGTCTTGGATAAATGTTTTAAGGCAGAACTTGTGTATTAATCATTGCCCAAACAGTACATAGAAGTACACAAATTACAGAGCGTTACATCTAATTGAACCCCTACAAAGCATTTGCAAATTTGGGGATGTAATAAATGCCCAGTATTCCTAGTTTAATTGCAATCAGGGTTGTAAAATAACCACCTCCATGTAACATAGACGCATAGAACTAATGCATATTTTACATATGTATTACATATTCATAGCAGCAGTATAAAAACTGTGCTGTTCCTTCCACGGCATGTCCTtggtgtaatgaacacgaggggagacagagagctggtttcaagttCAGGGCGCAGCAGGTGATGACTgaaaaggaccacaggaggaggcaggtagctgggtccaggggcaggcagaaggtcatacacagggggtccaacaaggcaacagtaccggcagggaaaaggctagtgaCGTCAtctgggagatcaggcaataggttgataacaggaaatccgataggctaaagtacaggcagggaataggcaaaaggtgtcattagtgaggcaggcaaaaattATCATACACGGGAGGTGTAAATCACGTGAAAAACAGAGTTCCGAAGacatgtgtcacaaaacaaacaatacctcacagtgatggggtgcaaagaactgaactaaatagtgtgtaaTAATGACCTACAgatgtgtgaacaggtgattagaattcaggtgactgggatctggagagtgagctgcgttcaggggatctaggtgtttgagagtgtgagctggaaagtgagctgcgttcaggggaccTACGTGCCATAGCACTATTTAAAATGTCGCTTAGGgccccccaaaaggctagggccggttctgactgcatgtgtgggtatggatgtgggtatgcagaCCTGCGAGCCACTgcagcccccacccccatcaaagtttccCATCCCTAATTTAAATTGTCATTTGCGATACTCTCCATTAATTCTTGATTAACCTGCCAATGCTTGTCTACCCCTGCCTGCTACTTTGTGAGCCACCACCGTACACACTGATACGCTGAGCAGTTTAGCAATGAGCTCAACTTTATCTAACCACAGTTGATTACAACTTTTTTTCCTCCCAGAATGCATTTGGCTTGACTACAGAACATCTGAGAGAAAGTTATTTCCCGGTTTGGTGCGATTGCACTGCAGACAGAAATAATGATCCATCCTGTACAAAGAAAACAGACTTATGGGATTTCTAGCTGACTTGTAGCAGCCATGCAAGAAACACACCTCACGTAATGTTTATGGGTAACTATTCCCAGATGGTTGTCAATAAAGAGGAGTGTGTGAGAATGCATCACCATGGTAATGTATAGAAATCTGTCTACAGCCTGAAATCTGAGGCTCATATATtattccttgtgtgtgtgtgtgtgtgtgtgtactatttcTTCAATGCCATTCAAATAGACGGTATTGACAGTGAACCTCAGAACTGTCCTTTAGCCACTACAGTCAGCACAGTGAACTGGTATGGTCATAGGCAAAATGTCATCTTTCCCAGgcctactctactgtgctctccACATCaggtattgattggacatgatcatGGGAGAAGTAACAGTCCAATTACCTCCAATGGCCAGCCTAACCTTCAAAAGAAATACCAAGCACCAAACAGGCTGCTGTTGTAAATGTCATGAACTTTGAAAAGACCGAGGCAAGTTTTGCCACAGCATTTACCAGGCAATGTCAAGCAGTACATGATGCGATCAATTCCAATGGATTCATTGTTTCATTTCGTCAAAACCTTCACTGTCAGGACAGCTTTTgaattaaaaaaacaaacaatatacATGCAGGACAGCATTTAAGGAGTCATTATTTTCAGAGTTGATACCGGTTTACTGAAACTTCTTTTACCTTACCAGACAGGAAATCCCATTGTGATTTCAAGGGGGACCCGAAACTTCATGAACTTTACAGAATTGATGTCTGCTCTCGGGCAGTGTTAAATAAACAACTGTTAAAAGAGAGAAGTGAAGAGGGTTGAACAGTCCCAGGGTGTGCTGTATGCTCATCTCTGAAAATGATATTGGTCATGAGACATCAATAATGGAAAAATGGTTGCGGGCACT contains the following coding sequences:
- the LOC109897605 gene encoding heparan sulfate glucosamine 3-O-sulfotransferase 2; translated protein: MAYRFMSNRIVPSSNRLSKRFIFIFTISLSFTYLCYSILFCCGTIMPTQSYEEKRCLHHKNVGSEKLLQKDCIADRRTALDETLNVALTHQGSSNARNQSRNSALPITHKRSIAPSEYNITVAQKYGNKKLPNALIIGVKKGGTRAVLEFIRIHPDVRALGTEPHFFDRNYDRGLDWYRGLMPRTLDSQITLEKTPSYFVTREAPRRIASMSPNTKLIVVVRNPVTRAISDYTQTLSKKPDIPTFEELAFQNRSQGLVDTSWNAIRIGMYILHLENWLQYFRLSQIHFVSGERLITDPAGELGRVQDFLGLKRIITDKHFYFNRTKGFPCLKKPESSSQPRCLGKSKGRTHVQIDREVIEQLRDFYRPFNIKFYEMVGQDFRWD